One genomic window of Boudabousia tangfeifanii includes the following:
- the nuoK gene encoding NADH-quinone oxidoreductase subunit NuoK encodes MSPIWYILLATVLFAIGGATVLTRRSAVISLMGVEIMLSSANLLFVVFGRVFGDANGQVTAFFVMVVAAAEVVVGLAIIVSIFRARATTSVDDVDLMKN; translated from the coding sequence ATGAGCCCGATTTGGTACATTCTTTTGGCGACCGTCCTGTTCGCCATCGGTGGGGCCACGGTGTTGACCCGTCGTTCCGCAGTAATTTCACTGATGGGTGTGGAAATCATGCTTAGCTCAGCGAACTTGCTCTTCGTGGTATTCGGTCGCGTGTTCGGCGATGCCAACGGACAAGTTACTGCGTTCTTCGTGATGGTGGTAGCAGCTGCTGAAGTAGTAGTTGGTCTAGCTATTATCGTTTCGATTTTCCGTGCCCGCGCCACCACGTCAGTTGATGACGTCGACTTGATGAAGAACTGA
- a CDS encoding NADH-quinone oxidoreductase subunit J translates to MIASHLPTLLGAVGPSAPDAGNGEFIKFWFLAIFMILCAIGVARFQRAAYAAICMVGVMIGFAIAYLLNGAQFMGIVQVVVYTGAVMMLFLFVLMLIGIGATDYYRSTSKGARVSAYVLSLLLVVFLGTAAWRQLGTAPFGPADWEYTTMENVSKALFTNHLFTVELSAILLITAALGALLLTHADRLIPVRSQRQVAESKMAAYAAANRHPGQLPPPGVYAESNAFDVPAISGETHEPIEESVPRVLRVRGINRSVGEISPTLAKRLWQTRMGNPAAGIHGPQTSAQVTRSGAWGMPGSSAPSELKQPGASKALSVATETEEKDA, encoded by the coding sequence ATGATTGCTAGTCATCTACCCACTCTGCTCGGAGCCGTTGGCCCCAGCGCGCCAGATGCCGGCAATGGTGAGTTCATTAAGTTCTGGTTCCTAGCGATCTTCATGATCCTATGTGCCATCGGAGTAGCTCGCTTCCAGCGGGCTGCCTACGCCGCCATTTGCATGGTTGGCGTCATGATTGGCTTCGCCATCGCTTACCTACTCAATGGTGCCCAGTTCATGGGTATCGTTCAGGTTGTGGTTTACACCGGCGCAGTCATGATGCTCTTCCTCTTCGTCCTCATGTTGATCGGTATCGGTGCCACTGACTACTACCGTTCCACTTCTAAGGGCGCTCGCGTCAGTGCTTACGTGTTATCGCTGCTCTTGGTGGTCTTCTTAGGTACTGCCGCATGGCGTCAGTTGGGAACCGCTCCTTTTGGTCCAGCTGATTGGGAATACACCACCATGGAGAACGTTTCCAAGGCACTGTTTACTAACCACCTATTCACGGTTGAGCTTTCCGCCATCCTGCTAATCACTGCAGCCCTCGGCGCACTACTACTAACCCACGCTGACCGCCTCATCCCAGTCCGTTCTCAACGACAGGTTGCTGAGAGCAAGATGGCTGCCTACGCAGCCGCTAACCGCCACCCAGGTCAGCTACCACCACCGGGTGTCTACGCCGAATCGAATGCTTTCGACGTGCCTGCAATTTCCGGTGAAACTCACGAACCAATCGAAGAATCTGTACCTCGCGTGCTACGCGTTCGCGGAATCAACCGTAGCGTTGGTGAGATTTCCCCGACCTTGGCTAAGCGTCTATGGCAAACCCGCATGGGCAACCCCGCAGCAGGTATCCATGGCCCACAAACCTCGGCTCAAGTCACCCGCTCGGGTGCTTGGGGCATGCCAGGTAGCTCGGCACCTTCCGAACTAAAGCAACCCGGAGCCAGCAAGGCTCTGAGCGTTGCTACTGAAACTGAGGAGAAAGACGCATGA
- a CDS encoding complex I subunit 4 family protein, with translation MEILVSSFPLLSLAVCLPLLAAVLIWVVPPLRRNGTTFALVVSVVDLALLVGLASMFDYSKASAYQFTETYSWIPQFGVHWALGVNGLSLVMLLLASALTVLVMITENRADRDREEQTGYLALVLCLEFFMILIFAARDLFVFYLAFEAMLIPLYLMIGRYGITENRKAAALKFVIYSLVGGLVMLVGVIAIPVASQLDPNTFLYERLATAGFDLGSPTANLLVFLAFFFAFAIKAPMVPVHTWLADTAEAARPSTSTLLVGVLDKIGTYGMIVVGLQVFAPQAKQAAPYILVLAAISILYGAFAALGQKNLLRLVSFTSVSHFGFMVMAIFVGSAYALTGAMVYMVAHGVTIAGLFLLSGALIERGETAEIAAYGGLQRVTPVLAGTFLVTGLASVALPGLSGFVPEYMILLGTYDVSPWLAGVSVLSVILAAVYILLPYQKIFTGPVEKARQLPDLDKRERAVIAPLIVAMVILGVWAAPMINTLSPVASSSITKYLSEMEVSSK, from the coding sequence ATGGAAATCCTCGTCTCATCATTTCCCTTACTGAGCCTCGCGGTATGCTTGCCGCTTTTGGCTGCAGTGCTGATTTGGGTGGTTCCACCATTGCGCCGCAACGGCACCACCTTCGCACTGGTTGTCTCAGTAGTGGATCTTGCCCTACTGGTGGGGCTCGCCAGCATGTTCGATTACTCGAAAGCTAGCGCCTACCAGTTCACTGAAACCTACTCATGGATCCCACAGTTTGGGGTTCACTGGGCACTAGGTGTTAATGGCCTTTCGCTAGTCATGCTGCTGCTCGCTTCGGCCTTGACCGTCCTCGTGATGATCACCGAAAACCGAGCCGATCGCGACCGTGAAGAACAGACCGGTTACCTCGCGCTCGTGCTCTGCCTCGAGTTCTTCATGATCCTCATCTTCGCAGCGCGCGACCTCTTCGTGTTCTACCTAGCCTTCGAAGCCATGCTCATCCCGCTGTACTTGATGATTGGCCGCTACGGCATCACCGAGAACCGCAAGGCTGCCGCCCTCAAGTTCGTGATTTACTCCCTCGTTGGTGGTTTGGTCATGTTGGTGGGCGTTATCGCCATCCCAGTTGCTTCGCAGCTCGATCCAAACACCTTCCTCTACGAGCGTTTGGCCACCGCAGGTTTCGACCTCGGCTCGCCAACTGCCAACCTACTGGTCTTCTTGGCCTTCTTCTTCGCCTTCGCGATTAAGGCCCCAATGGTGCCAGTCCACACCTGGTTGGCTGACACCGCCGAGGCCGCCCGTCCAAGCACCTCAACCCTGCTAGTTGGCGTCCTCGATAAGATCGGTACTTACGGCATGATTGTGGTTGGTTTGCAGGTCTTCGCTCCGCAGGCGAAACAAGCTGCTCCCTACATTCTCGTGTTGGCAGCTATCTCGATTCTTTACGGTGCCTTCGCCGCACTTGGCCAGAAGAACCTGCTACGATTGGTTTCCTTCACCTCGGTTTCCCACTTCGGTTTCATGGTGATGGCCATCTTCGTTGGTTCGGCCTACGCCCTGACTGGTGCCATGGTTTACATGGTGGCCCACGGCGTCACCATTGCTGGTTTGTTCCTCCTCTCTGGGGCGCTAATCGAACGTGGTGAAACTGCTGAGATTGCTGCCTACGGTGGCCTTCAGCGAGTTACCCCAGTTTTGGCTGGCACCTTCTTAGTCACTGGTTTGGCCTCCGTGGCTTTGCCAGGTTTGAGCGGTTTCGTTCCTGAATACATGATTCTGCTAGGCACCTACGATGTTTCACCATGGTTGGCTGGGGTCTCGGTCCTTTCCGTCATCCTCGCCGCGGTTTACATCCTCTTGCCATACCAGAAGATCTTTACCGGTCCAGTCGAGAAAGCTCGCCAGCTTCCCGATTTGGACAAGCGTGAACGGGCAGTGATTGCCCCACTGATCGTCGCCATGGTTATTCTTGGCGTTTGGGCTGCACCCATGATTAACACTCTAAGTCCTGTGGCCAGCAGTTCGATCACGAAATACCTATCCGAAATGGAAGTGAGCTCGAAGTGA
- a CDS encoding polyprenyl synthetase family protein, with translation MNLSAKDLPELQSELSEQLGQVEELLLESVQGSGDLVDPLTSHLAKAGGKRMRPLLVALCGTLGPNPEPEKLVQAATAVELTHLATLYHDDVMDDAPSRRGVNSAHIEWDNNRAILAGDVLFARASRLVAALGAEAVDFHAKTFERLCLGQLNETFGPQGGEDRVEFYLQVLADKTGSLVAAAASFGALYSGASDEVREAVALYGDRVGVAFQIADDILDLVSSAEVSGKTPGTDLREGVDTLPVLLLRRQAAEGKGDAEVARILDALAGDLSADEDLAQVVSAITNHPVMAQTRQLARDWVDKAIDALAPVPDGEAKDALVLFANSMIDRVA, from the coding sequence TTGAACCTTTCAGCTAAAGACCTGCCTGAGTTGCAGTCCGAATTGTCGGAGCAACTCGGGCAGGTTGAAGAACTTCTTCTCGAATCCGTCCAAGGCTCAGGTGACTTGGTCGATCCGTTGACCTCCCATCTAGCGAAAGCCGGTGGTAAGCGGATGCGCCCACTTTTGGTTGCCCTCTGCGGCACCTTGGGTCCAAACCCAGAACCAGAAAAGCTGGTTCAGGCCGCCACTGCAGTGGAACTAACCCACTTGGCTACCTTGTACCACGATGATGTCATGGATGATGCTCCCTCTAGGCGAGGCGTCAACTCGGCACACATCGAGTGGGACAACAACCGGGCGATTTTGGCTGGCGATGTTCTCTTTGCCCGCGCCTCTCGGCTAGTAGCCGCATTGGGGGCCGAGGCCGTTGACTTCCACGCCAAAACCTTCGAACGTTTATGCTTGGGTCAACTCAATGAAACCTTTGGCCCACAAGGGGGCGAAGATCGAGTTGAGTTCTACCTCCAAGTTTTAGCTGACAAAACTGGTTCGCTGGTCGCAGCTGCAGCTTCCTTCGGGGCGCTCTACTCGGGTGCTAGCGATGAAGTCCGCGAAGCCGTGGCCCTTTACGGCGATCGAGTTGGCGTCGCCTTCCAGATCGCTGACGACATCCTCGACCTCGTTTCATCTGCGGAAGTTTCCGGTAAGACCCCAGGGACGGACTTGCGCGAGGGCGTAGACACCCTCCCGGTTCTTCTCCTGCGTCGTCAAGCTGCCGAAGGGAAGGGCGATGCTGAAGTTGCTCGCATCCTCGATGCGCTAGCTGGTGACCTGTCAGCAGACGAAGACCTAGCTCAGGTGGTATCGGCCATTACCAACCACCCGGTAATGGCACAAACTCGTCAACTTGCTCGCGATTGGGTCGATAAAGCGATCGATGCTTTGGCACCTGTCCCTGATGGGGAAGCCAAGGACGCCCTCGTCCTCTTTGCCAACTCCATGATTGATCGCGTTGCCTAG
- the nuoL gene encoding NADH-quinone oxidoreductase subunit L — translation MNFILPASGNPLVAVTAASGVTAWAPALILVPLCSFVFLLLMGRRSDKWGHWVSVLATGFSMVLGLVILFHTMSVPVDQRVTEQHLFEWIPAGDHTISVGLRLDPLSLTFVALVTFVGFLIHVYAVAYMEHDTDRRRFFAYLNLFIAAMLTLVLGDSYAVLFVGWEGVGLASYLLIGFWNQVPDYALAAKKAFVMNRVGDVGLLLGMMAMFHYFGSLAYSQVLPNANTLSTEQATLIGLFLLVAACGKSAQFPLQAWLGDAMAGPTPVSALIHAATMVTAGVYLMVRSGAIYVVSPTATTVVAIIGAITLLFGAIVGTAKDDIKKVLAASTMSQIGYMMLGAGLGPIGWAFAIFHLLTHGFFKAQMFLGAGSVMHAMGDQTNMRRFGALKNAMKVTWITFGIGWLAILGIPPFSGFWSKDKIIEAAFVADTAGPWQPWVLGFVALIGAGITAFYMSRLFFMTFHGEARWTTAAEGAEVHPHESGPLMTWPMIILSVFSLGLGGVLSIGNGFVNWLEPVLGHAEHREPVMPVVAITVLTLLSIVVGIFWAYRLYIAQPVSKAVPAGSFLTHAARNDMFQDDVNEALFVKPTMTLASAVEVADRQVVDGAVRGVCSGVDALGKATATTQNGKVRSYAAYILVGVVALLGVALFGTL, via the coding sequence ATGAATTTCATCCTTCCCGCTAGCGGAAACCCACTCGTGGCAGTCACTGCCGCCAGCGGTGTCACCGCTTGGGCACCTGCCCTAATCTTGGTGCCATTGTGCTCCTTCGTCTTCTTGCTCCTGATGGGGCGTCGCTCAGACAAGTGGGGCCACTGGGTATCAGTCCTAGCAACTGGTTTCTCCATGGTGCTTGGACTCGTCATCCTCTTCCACACTATGAGCGTGCCAGTTGACCAGCGAGTCACTGAACAGCACTTGTTCGAATGGATCCCAGCAGGTGACCACACCATTTCGGTTGGTCTTCGCCTCGATCCACTATCGCTAACCTTCGTTGCTCTGGTTACCTTCGTTGGTTTCCTCATCCACGTGTACGCGGTAGCTTACATGGAGCACGATACTGACCGTCGTCGCTTCTTCGCTTACCTGAACCTGTTCATCGCCGCTATGCTCACCCTCGTCTTGGGTGACTCCTACGCCGTCCTCTTCGTCGGCTGGGAAGGCGTAGGTTTGGCTTCTTACTTGCTCATCGGATTCTGGAACCAAGTTCCGGACTACGCATTGGCTGCAAAGAAGGCTTTCGTGATGAACCGTGTCGGTGACGTTGGTTTGCTCCTAGGCATGATGGCCATGTTCCATTACTTTGGTTCCTTGGCCTACTCTCAGGTCCTTCCAAATGCCAACACCTTGAGCACTGAACAAGCCACTCTGATTGGTCTCTTCTTGCTAGTAGCTGCCTGTGGTAAGTCGGCACAGTTCCCCTTGCAGGCATGGCTAGGTGACGCGATGGCAGGTCCGACCCCAGTTTCGGCCCTAATCCACGCCGCTACCATGGTTACCGCTGGTGTTTACCTCATGGTACGTTCTGGCGCGATCTACGTGGTTAGCCCCACCGCAACCACCGTGGTTGCCATCATCGGTGCGATTACCTTGCTCTTTGGAGCCATCGTTGGTACCGCCAAGGATGACATTAAGAAGGTGCTTGCCGCGTCGACCATGTCCCAAATCGGTTACATGATGCTTGGTGCTGGTCTTGGTCCTATCGGCTGGGCCTTCGCCATCTTCCACTTGCTCACCCACGGCTTCTTCAAGGCACAGATGTTCCTTGGCGCTGGCTCCGTGATGCATGCGATGGGCGATCAGACCAATATGCGCCGCTTCGGTGCCCTCAAGAACGCAATGAAGGTCACCTGGATTACCTTCGGCATCGGCTGGCTCGCCATCCTCGGTATCCCACCATTCAGTGGTTTCTGGTCCAAGGATAAGATTATCGAGGCCGCTTTCGTCGCTGACACTGCTGGCCCCTGGCAGCCATGGGTCCTCGGTTTCGTGGCCTTGATTGGTGCCGGGATTACCGCCTTCTACATGTCACGACTCTTCTTCATGACCTTCCACGGTGAGGCCCGCTGGACCACCGCCGCTGAAGGGGCAGAGGTACACCCACACGAATCTGGTCCGCTCATGACCTGGCCGATGATTATCCTTTCGGTCTTCTCACTCGGCCTCGGTGGCGTGCTTTCAATCGGCAATGGCTTTGTTAACTGGCTCGAACCAGTACTTGGTCACGCCGAGCACCGCGAACCAGTCATGCCAGTTGTGGCTATTACGGTACTCACCCTGCTATCGATTGTTGTCGGTATCTTCTGGGCCTACCGCCTCTACATTGCTCAGCCTGTATCCAAGGCCGTTCCCGCTGGCAGCTTCCTCACCCACGCTGCCCGTAACGACATGTTCCAGGATGATGTCAATGAAGCACTATTCGTTAAGCCAACGATGACGCTTGCTAGCGCTGTCGAGGTTGCTGACCGTCAAGTTGTTGACGGTGCCGTCCGCGGAGTTTGCTCCGGCGTGGACGCCCTCGGTAAGGCTACTGCTACCACCCAAAACGGTAAGGTACGCAGCTACGCGGCATACATCCTCGTTGGTGTGGTCGCCCTCTTGGGCGTAGCACTGTTTGGAACCCTCTAA
- the nuoN gene encoding NADH-quinone oxidoreductase subunit NuoN, translated as MNQQAEIAINWVGLAPIIIVLGTGALQVLFEAFIPRGLRRTVQLITSLVAIILAFAAAVVVANAGIVAKPVLLAGTDVVGDLPGLVAQFILLIIGALAVLVAADLTSAGDGAFASQPADRPGSSEEALSDRNHYQRTEYFPLMLFSLGGMMVFVQASSLLTMFVALEVMSLPLYILSASARRQRLISQEAGIKYFLLGAFASGFFLFGSAFLYGATGTMSLATLPSPELQPFIAQHGLNAVGLWMVGVIMVMVGLLFKVAAVPFHAWTPDVYQGAPSPITGFMAAGVKVAAFLALMRLVGAGLPGTFPYIRIFVWVIAALTIVVGTVMGLRQTNIKRLLAYSSVAHAGFLLLALMDLNGELTHAWPAVLFYLLTYGVATVGAFGVISLVRKKDASGAALGEAGDLANWAGLAKTNPLLALAMTVFLLSFAGIPLTAGFIGKFWLFMGAFAQGGAVLVVIAVLASAATAVFYFRVIRQMYLAEPAEDTIVVSSEGFAGAAIVLATLMTVLLGLAPTLFFNLLA; from the coding sequence GTGAACCAGCAAGCTGAAATCGCCATCAACTGGGTCGGTCTAGCACCGATCATCATCGTGCTGGGCACCGGTGCACTCCAGGTGCTCTTCGAAGCTTTCATTCCTCGGGGGCTTCGTCGTACCGTCCAGCTAATCACCTCGCTCGTTGCGATCATCCTAGCTTTCGCTGCTGCTGTGGTAGTCGCGAATGCTGGAATCGTTGCCAAGCCGGTGCTTTTGGCTGGCACCGACGTGGTAGGGGATCTACCTGGATTGGTAGCACAGTTCATCCTTCTGATCATTGGCGCCCTAGCTGTCCTAGTGGCAGCCGACTTGACCTCTGCTGGTGACGGTGCCTTTGCCTCGCAGCCAGCTGATCGTCCTGGTTCTTCGGAAGAAGCCTTGTCGGACCGCAACCACTACCAGCGCACCGAATACTTCCCCCTAATGCTCTTCAGCTTGGGTGGCATGATGGTATTCGTCCAGGCCTCCTCGCTACTAACCATGTTTGTAGCCTTGGAAGTTATGTCGTTGCCGCTCTACATTTTGAGCGCCTCGGCACGCCGCCAGCGTCTGATCAGCCAGGAAGCCGGTATCAAGTACTTCCTCTTGGGTGCTTTCGCCTCCGGCTTCTTCCTCTTCGGTTCCGCCTTCCTTTACGGCGCTACCGGCACCATGTCGCTAGCTACATTGCCATCGCCAGAACTACAGCCTTTCATCGCCCAGCACGGTCTTAACGCCGTTGGCCTATGGATGGTTGGCGTCATCATGGTAATGGTCGGCCTCCTCTTTAAGGTTGCGGCCGTCCCATTCCACGCCTGGACTCCTGATGTTTACCAGGGCGCCCCAAGCCCCATCACTGGTTTCATGGCTGCCGGTGTCAAGGTTGCTGCCTTCCTAGCACTTATGCGTCTGGTCGGTGCCGGGTTGCCTGGTACCTTCCCATACATCCGCATCTTCGTTTGGGTGATTGCGGCACTAACCATCGTAGTCGGCACCGTCATGGGTCTACGGCAAACCAACATCAAGCGCCTCTTGGCCTACTCTTCGGTAGCTCACGCCGGCTTCTTGTTGCTAGCTTTGATGGATCTTAACGGTGAACTAACCCATGCATGGCCAGCAGTGCTCTTCTACTTGCTGACCTATGGCGTCGCTACAGTTGGCGCCTTCGGCGTGATCAGCTTGGTCCGCAAGAAGGATGCTTCCGGTGCGGCCTTGGGTGAAGCCGGCGATTTGGCGAACTGGGCTGGCCTTGCAAAGACCAACCCATTGCTTGCGCTAGCAATGACCGTATTCTTGCTCTCCTTCGCTGGTATTCCATTGACTGCCGGCTTCATTGGTAAGTTCTGGTTGTTTATGGGCGCCTTTGCCCAAGGTGGAGCCGTACTCGTCGTGATTGCGGTACTCGCTTCGGCAGCTACTGCAGTCTTCTACTTCCGAGTCATCCGTCAAATGTACCTAGCCGAGCCAGCGGAAGATACCATCGTGGTTTCCTCTGAAGGTTTTGCCGGTGCAGCTATCGTGCTAGCCACGCTAATGACGGTATTGCTAGGACTCGCACCAACCCTGTTCTTCAATCTGCTGGCATAA
- the nuoH gene encoding NADH-quinone oxidoreductase subunit NuoH, whose protein sequence is MNPLNYLVSAEGNFVPADFSQETWWLSLLKAVFIIVFLILSVLMALWVERRGLGRMQTRPGPNVHGPFGLFQAIADAVKLLTKEDIWTKKSDKFIYILAPTIAAFCAFMVFAVIPMGPNVNLFGHSSPLQLMDMPVSTLYILAISALGVYGIVLGGWSTRSTFPLLGSVRSAAQVVSYELSMSLSIVAVFLVSGSMSTSEIVAAQDHVWWAFALAPSFVIYLISMVGEVNRLPFDLPEAEGELVAGHMIEYSSMKFAWFFLAEYINMFNVSAVATTLFFGGWHAPFGLGYIWEGANSGWWPMLWFTMKLWFFMFLMIWTRGTLLRFRYDQFMKLGWKVLIPISLAWFVLVAFMQGLREFYQLNSFYLVGGIMAIAIVLIVVISLLPNKHEDTEGEKNETFDAFAGGYPVPPLPGQSLPPSPRAGRRPVSAQLAGATTSNESEGGQK, encoded by the coding sequence GTGAATCCCCTCAACTACCTAGTGAGCGCCGAAGGTAACTTCGTTCCCGCTGACTTCAGTCAGGAAACTTGGTGGCTCAGCCTACTAAAGGCTGTTTTCATCATTGTCTTCCTGATCCTCTCCGTGCTCATGGCACTGTGGGTGGAACGTCGTGGCCTCGGCCGCATGCAAACCCGTCCTGGCCCGAACGTGCACGGTCCCTTCGGTCTCTTCCAGGCAATCGCTGACGCGGTCAAACTTTTGACCAAAGAAGATATCTGGACCAAGAAATCCGATAAGTTCATCTACATTCTGGCTCCGACCATTGCCGCTTTCTGTGCCTTCATGGTTTTTGCAGTAATCCCTATGGGGCCAAACGTAAACCTTTTCGGACACTCCAGTCCGTTGCAGCTCATGGATATGCCGGTTTCGACCCTCTACATCTTGGCGATCAGCGCCCTCGGCGTTTACGGCATCGTCCTCGGTGGTTGGTCGACCCGCTCCACCTTCCCGTTGCTCGGCTCGGTTCGTTCGGCCGCTCAGGTGGTTTCCTACGAACTGTCCATGTCACTTTCCATCGTGGCTGTCTTCTTGGTTTCGGGTTCCATGTCGACCTCGGAAATCGTGGCCGCCCAGGATCATGTCTGGTGGGCTTTCGCCCTCGCCCCTTCCTTCGTTATCTACTTGATCTCGATGGTCGGCGAAGTAAACCGTCTACCTTTCGACTTGCCAGAAGCTGAAGGTGAACTCGTGGCCGGTCACATGATCGAATACTCGTCGATGAAGTTCGCTTGGTTCTTCCTAGCTGAATACATCAACATGTTCAACGTATCGGCTGTCGCTACCACCTTGTTCTTCGGTGGTTGGCATGCACCATTTGGCCTCGGCTACATTTGGGAAGGCGCCAACTCCGGCTGGTGGCCAATGCTCTGGTTCACCATGAAGCTATGGTTCTTCATGTTCCTCATGATCTGGACCCGTGGTACCTTGCTCCGTTTCCGTTATGACCAGTTCATGAAACTTGGTTGGAAGGTACTGATTCCAATCTCCCTCGCTTGGTTCGTCCTCGTTGCCTTCATGCAAGGCCTACGCGAGTTCTACCAGCTCAACAGCTTCTACCTCGTCGGTGGCATCATGGCAATCGCGATTGTCCTAATCGTAGTCATCTCGCTGCTACCCAATAAGCACGAAGATACCGAGGGCGAAAAGAACGAAACCTTCGACGCTTTCGCCGGTGGCTACCCAGTACCGCCACTGCCAGGCCAAAGCTTGCCGCCATCGCCGCGTGCTGGACGTCGTCCAGTTAGCGCCCAGTTGGCTGGCGCCACCACATCCAACGAATCTGAAGGAGGTCAAAAGTGA
- a CDS encoding FAD-dependent oxidoreductase, whose amino-acid sequence MSTRPLSVAVIGAGPAGIYAADILSKSDLEVQIDLFEQLPAPYGLVRYGVAPDHPRIKQIITALYRILQRGDITLLANVKIGEDLTVEDLQAHYDAIVVATGADRDAPLNIPGVELPQSYGAADFVYWYDGNPDYPRHWPLEAKSVAVLGVGNVALDVARVLAKHPEDMLVTEVPENVYRELEKNPVTDVHVFGRRGPAQVKFTPLELRELGEVPDVDVIVYEEDFDYDEGSQKAIKASNQTKMVVKTLTNYAMVPPEEHTASRRIHIHMFHSPAEILADENGNVRALKTERTQLDGNGGVTGTGEFVETEVQAVYRAIGYFSSPVKGLPFDEKRGVIPSVQGRVTDNEGEVVNGVYATGWIRRGPIGLIGSTKSDAAETISMLVEDANAGKLKATTDQVGHEAIVALLESRHVPYTTWQGWELLDAYERKLGEEFGEVPGGRGRRERVKVVSRKAMTAISRGEEIPADLIGSDGE is encoded by the coding sequence TTGTCTACTCGACCCCTTTCGGTAGCTGTTATTGGTGCTGGCCCAGCCGGAATTTACGCGGCAGATATCCTGTCGAAGTCCGATCTGGAAGTTCAAATTGACCTATTTGAACAACTTCCCGCCCCCTACGGTTTGGTTCGCTACGGGGTTGCCCCAGACCACCCGCGCATTAAGCAGATCATCACCGCGCTTTACCGCATTTTGCAGCGCGGCGATATCACCCTCCTAGCAAACGTCAAGATCGGCGAAGACCTAACCGTTGAAGACCTACAGGCTCACTACGATGCGATCGTGGTCGCCACTGGTGCTGATCGTGACGCCCCACTAAACATTCCTGGGGTGGAGCTACCGCAGTCCTACGGTGCTGCCGATTTCGTTTACTGGTACGACGGCAACCCAGACTACCCGCGCCACTGGCCACTCGAAGCCAAATCGGTGGCCGTCCTCGGTGTAGGTAACGTGGCCCTAGACGTGGCGCGCGTCCTCGCTAAGCATCCAGAAGACATGCTGGTCACCGAAGTACCCGAAAACGTTTATCGCGAACTCGAAAAGAACCCCGTCACCGATGTGCACGTGTTCGGTCGTCGCGGTCCTGCCCAGGTTAAGTTCACCCCGCTAGAGCTTCGTGAACTAGGCGAAGTACCTGATGTTGACGTGATCGTTTACGAAGAAGACTTTGACTACGATGAGGGTTCCCAGAAGGCTATTAAGGCTTCAAACCAGACCAAGATGGTCGTCAAGACGCTGACCAACTACGCCATGGTGCCACCAGAGGAACACACCGCCTCGCGTCGCATCCACATTCACATGTTCCATTCCCCAGCTGAAATCTTGGCTGATGAAAACGGTAACGTGCGAGCGCTTAAGACCGAACGCACCCAGCTTGATGGCAATGGTGGCGTGACCGGCACTGGCGAGTTCGTGGAAACCGAAGTGCAGGCCGTTTACCGCGCGATTGGCTACTTCTCTTCGCCAGTCAAAGGCCTCCCATTCGACGAGAAACGTGGCGTGATCCCTTCGGTACAAGGTCGGGTGACCGATAACGAGGGCGAGGTCGTCAACGGCGTCTATGCCACCGGTTGGATCCGCCGTGGCCCGATCGGCTTGATCGGTTCTACCAAGTCTGATGCCGCTGAAACCATTTCCATGCTGGTCGAGGACGCAAATGCCGGCAAGCTCAAGGCCACTACCGATCAGGTGGGCCACGAAGCTATTGTGGCGTTGCTCGAATCTCGCCACGTACCATACACCACCTGGCAAGGTTGGGAACTTCTCGATGCCTATGAACGTAAGTTGGGCGAAGAATTCGGGGAAGTTCCTGGCGGTCGCGGTAGACGCGAACGCGTTAAGGTAGTGTCCCGCAAGGCCATGACTGCCATCTCTCGTGGGGAAGAAATCCCCGCCGACTTGATTGGAAGCGATGGCGAATGA
- the nuoI gene encoding NADH-quinone oxidoreductase subunit NuoI, with translation MPDPSFFRPDEKGALGKFFAPVAGYGVTITSMFEKTVTEEYPFVDPVVAPRFHGRHQLNRYPDGLEKCIGCELCAWACPADAILVEAGVNTPEAQYSPGERYGKVYQINYLRCIFCGMCIEACPTRALTMSNDFEMASFDREEMIYEKPRILAPLKDGMLAAPHPMVAGTTDGDYYRGEVTGPTEAQIAWVAEHRPEDPSLKTATVVKEAQR, from the coding sequence ATGCCCGATCCGTCCTTCTTCCGTCCGGATGAAAAGGGCGCCCTCGGCAAATTCTTTGCCCCAGTTGCCGGTTACGGTGTCACCATCACCTCGATGTTCGAAAAGACCGTCACCGAAGAATACCCCTTTGTTGATCCAGTAGTTGCGCCTCGCTTCCACGGTCGTCATCAGCTAAACCGTTACCCTGACGGCCTCGAAAAGTGCATTGGTTGTGAACTTTGTGCATGGGCCTGCCCTGCTGACGCCATCTTGGTCGAAGCTGGAGTTAACACCCCAGAAGCGCAATACTCGCCAGGTGAACGTTATGGCAAGGTTTACCAGATCAACTACCTACGCTGTATCTTCTGCGGTATGTGCATTGAAGCTTGCCCAACTCGTGCTTTGACCATGTCAAACGACTTCGAAATGGCATCCTTCGACCGCGAAGAAATGATTTACGAAAAGCCGCGGATTTTGGCTCCTCTGAAAGATGGCATGCTAGCTGCTCCACACCCCATGGTTGCCGGAACTACTGATGGTGACTACTACCGTGGAGAAGTTACCGGCCCAACCGAAGCACAGATTGCTTGGGTAGCCGAACATCGACCAGAAGATCCCTCCCTTAAAACTGCGACTGTAGTTAAGGAGGCCCAACGATGA